One stretch of Siphonobacter curvatus DNA includes these proteins:
- a CDS encoding hybrid sensor histidine kinase/response regulator produces the protein MILLVDDRPENILPLKKILELHDFSVDTAESGEEALRKVLNQSYSVIILDVQMPGMDGFEVAQAIAGYSKAKDTSIIFLSAVNKEKEFIAKGYTSGGMDYLTKPVDPDILLLKVKTLNRLYEQQQELRAIQSSLMTEIEVRKQAQEELAERMQELRSTLESLPQMAFTVAAGGQIEFVNEHWFRYSADSGTFPETHPDDSVWEAWQQQRNTGVEFTCEVRLKELKSGECRYHLLRITPIKRQGITVRWVGTLTDIHQQKLAAELLEQKVELRTKELLIKNVELERTNHELQQFAWVVSHDLKEPLRKIQIFNDVIKEKYLKENQEAVAYLERSIHSSARMSRLINDVLEYSQLSVSAAFQPTNLNTLIQELLNDFEEVIRTKQAILHIEDLPVIDTIPSRIRQVFQNLISNALKFTITGKPPVIAIRAERIKEKSIDSEVSSTGEYCRITVEDNGIGFDEKFLQRIFIIFQRLNDQSSYEGTGIGLAIAKKNMDKHNGLISAKSRPNEGASFILILPIHQTSETLESL, from the coding sequence ATGATTCTTCTAGTGGATGATAGGCCTGAGAATATTCTTCCCCTCAAAAAGATCCTCGAACTGCATGATTTTTCCGTTGATACCGCAGAATCAGGAGAGGAAGCCCTTAGAAAAGTCCTGAATCAGAGCTACTCTGTTATTATCCTGGATGTACAAATGCCGGGTATGGATGGGTTTGAAGTAGCTCAAGCCATTGCCGGTTATAGTAAAGCGAAGGATACGTCCATCATTTTCCTATCGGCAGTCAATAAAGAAAAGGAGTTCATTGCGAAGGGCTATACCTCGGGTGGCATGGATTACCTCACCAAGCCCGTAGATCCCGATATTCTGCTACTCAAAGTCAAAACGCTTAATCGTTTGTACGAACAGCAGCAGGAGTTGCGAGCGATTCAAAGTTCCCTGATGACCGAAATTGAAGTACGGAAACAGGCTCAGGAAGAACTCGCCGAACGCATGCAGGAGTTACGTTCGACGCTCGAATCGTTGCCGCAAATGGCTTTTACGGTTGCGGCTGGGGGACAAATTGAATTCGTGAATGAGCATTGGTTCCGTTATTCAGCGGACTCGGGTACGTTTCCAGAAACGCATCCGGACGATTCCGTTTGGGAAGCCTGGCAGCAGCAAAGAAATACAGGCGTTGAATTTACCTGTGAAGTTCGCTTGAAAGAACTGAAGTCGGGGGAATGCCGCTACCATCTGTTACGCATTACGCCCATCAAGCGGCAAGGAATTACGGTTCGCTGGGTGGGTACGCTGACGGATATTCATCAGCAAAAATTAGCGGCTGAATTACTGGAACAAAAGGTTGAGCTGCGTACGAAAGAGCTACTCATTAAAAATGTCGAACTGGAACGTACGAACCACGAATTACAACAATTTGCCTGGGTAGTCTCGCATGACTTAAAGGAGCCGCTACGGAAAATTCAGATATTTAATGACGTGATTAAAGAAAAATACCTGAAAGAAAATCAGGAAGCCGTAGCTTATCTGGAGCGTTCCATTCATTCTTCGGCTCGGATGTCCCGCCTTATTAATGATGTATTGGAATACTCGCAGCTTTCCGTATCCGCAGCGTTCCAACCTACGAATTTAAATACCCTCATTCAGGAGTTGCTCAACGATTTTGAGGAAGTTATTCGTACTAAACAGGCCATCTTACACATTGAAGATTTACCCGTAATAGACACCATTCCCAGCCGTATCCGACAAGTCTTCCAAAATCTGATTAGTAATGCCTTGAAATTTACGATTACGGGAAAACCGCCCGTTATTGCTATTCGGGCGGAACGAATTAAAGAAAAGAGCATAGATAGCGAAGTTTCTTCAACGGGTGAGTATTGTCGTATTACCGTGGAAGATAATGGCATTGGATTCGATGAAAAATTCCTACAGCGTATTTTCATCATCTTCCAAAGATTAAATGATCAAAGTAGTTACGAGGGCACGGGCATTGGTTTGGCGATTGCTAAGAAAAATATGGACAAACATAATGGACTTATTTCCGCAAAAAGCCGGCCGAACGAAGGAGCTAGTTTTATTTTGATTTTACCCATACATCAGACCAGCGAGACGCTGGAATCTCTATAA